The DNA sequence CCAGTCCAACTGCTATTCCAGCAATGAGAGCAGATGCTGCTATTGCACATAATATAATAGTCATTGAAGGTATTAAAGCACCACCAACACCGAGTCCAATACCAAGAAAAACGCCAGGCATAACGCCACATAAACTATTATATTTAGCACTTTCTTTTTTCAGTTTAGCTTGGTCTTTCATACATTTAATGAGTACTTCTCTTGTTTTTCCTTCAGCTAAATCTAATGGAATTTTCCTATTTCTATTATTTATCAAAGGATTTGCACCATGTTTTAAAAGTGCTTCTATTGCCTCAGTGTTATTACTTGTAACAGCTTGGTGTAATAACGTCTTTCCACTTTGATCTTGAAAATTTATCAATCCATAGAAATACTCAGGAGTAACAAATCTATTCACCACTTCATCTAAAATATTCATTACGTTTTGAAACGGTAATATATCTCCTTTTTCAGACCTTGCACTATCGAATTTAATACAGTGGTGCAAAATAGGGTATACTATCTTTTCTATTTTCTTATTGATAAGCTCTCCATTTACAGGGACTCTATTGACAATAGTATCTGTAAATAACGTCTTGTTAATCACAATTTCTCTATTATCATTAAGATGCTTTTGCAACTCTTCAATTTTTTCTATAAAATTCTTGTGTAGACTATTAATGATTTTAAGTAAAGCAGTCATGTTATTTACCTATTCTAACCTAGCTATATTAATAATATAATAAATTCTACTAAAAGTCAAATTTTTAATTAAAAAATTAATATAATTTATTGACAATCTATACAAATGTCAAATAAATTCCGAAAATCCATCAAAAAAAACTCACAGGATCAACATCTATTGTTACTGCAATATTTGAACTCAAATTACAGCAATATTTCAGCTTTCTCTTCAAAGATAGACTATGTTTATTGTGTATTTTGAGTAACACTCTATACCGATATTTATTATTTAAGAAATTTATTGCTGCTGGCGATGGGCCAAAAATTTCAAATTCTTCCGGCATCAAGCGCTGGGAAGTAGCTGAATACTGATTATGCAAAAAGCTTGTTATCTCACTTGCTGCTTTCTGCGTTGCAAATTGATCCTTACCGCAAACTATAAGCGCTATTAGCCTACTAAATGGTGGCATTTTAGCTTTGCGCCTTGACTCAAGTTCAATTTCATAAAACAAATCCCTTTTTTGCTGCTGCAATGCTTTTATTATCAAGCTTTCAGGGTTATTAGTTTGCACTATTACCATTCCTTTCTCATTGAACCTTCCTGACCTTCCTGCAACTTGATGCAATAATTGATACGTCTTTTCTGCTGCCCTAAGGTCAGAATTTTCAAGGCCTAAATCTGCATTTATCACTCCAACCAAAGTTAATTTAGGAAAATTATGCCCTTTAGCAATTACTTGTGTACCGATTATGATATTCACCTCTTCCTTGAGCACTGAGTCAATGATGTTACCAAGCGACTTCTGATCGCTGCTTATAATCGCAGTCTTTGCATTTGGTATTAGTTTCACTATTTCTTCAAGCAATCTTTCAATTCCCACACCATAAAGGAACAATGACTGCTCACTTTGACAATTAGAACATTTTTCTGGAAGTTTTGACTGGTAAGAGCAATGATGACACAAAAGGACGTTCTTCTTTTTGTGGTATGTAAGCCAAACAGCGCAATTTGAGCAGGAAATTTTATATCCACATTTTTTACAAACTGCAAGTTGTGCATACCCTCTGCGGTTTAGAAAGAGCATAGCTTGCTGTTTTTTCTCTATGGTTTGTTTTATGCCTTCGAAAAGCTCATTGGAAATCCATTGTTTATTATTCACTACTTTTATGTGTGGCAACTCTGCACCACCGAATCTTTTAGTCAATTTTACATGATTGTAATTTCCGTTTTTAACATGATAAATTGTTTCAAGCAGCGGAGTAGCTGATGATAAAACAATCGGAATGTTTTCTATTTTTGCTAAGATAATTGCCATATCTCGGGCATTATATATAACTCCTTGTTCTTGTTTAAAAGATGAGTCATGCTCTTCATCAACGATGATCAATTTTAGGTTTTTATAAGGTAAAAAAAGCGCTGACCGTGCCCCAATAATTATCTGCGCACTTCCATTTGCGATACTGAGCCAATTATTTCGACGAGCTTTTGGAGTGAGCCCTGAGTGCCACTGAGCTATATTGCCAGATGTCTGACTGCGAACACGATTTACCAATTGTGAAGTTAGAACAATTTCAGGTAGAAGGATCAGAACTTGTGCATTACCCTCTTCTGGTGTCATTCCAGTGCTTGACACTGGAATCCAGTCTTTATCGTACAACTGCTTAGTGTACTGATTTGAAATTAAGTTTTCTGGATCCCAGTGTCGGGGCACTGGGATGACATCCTTTTTGGTAAAAATTACTCTTATATTGTAACATTCGTCTAGTTGTGTATTGAACGCTGGAATGACATAACGTTTATTTTTGAAAGTAAATTGCATAGCAAATGGTGTCATTCCAGTACGTGGCAAAGGCAGTATGCTAAGTGTTACAGTGGGTTTTGCCTTAAATACAAAGATGTCATTCCAGTGTTTAACACTGGAATCCAGGAATTTTGATTGTAAATTAGGTATTGGTCTTAAATTAAAATAAACGTTTGTAATAAGATGATATAAAAAACTGGATCCCAGTGTCGGGGCACTGGGATGACAGGAGAAGGAAATACTGGAATGACACCATAGGGGAAACATCACGGAGTGAAACCTTTTTGGTAGACAATGTTCATATGTACTATAATTCTTAATCAATTCTGTAATCACAGAGAGATAAACTTCCGTTTTTCCAGACCCGGTTTCACCGTCAAGTAAAGTTACTGAATACTCATTCAAATTACTTATTATTTTATCACGAGCTATCTGCTGCTCAGAGTTTAATTTGTAGTCTATTTTGCTTATTTCCTGCTTTTGCTCAGCATAAACTAGTTTATCTATCTGATTTACCTTTAATACTCCTCCCATTATCACTTTTGCAAGCATACCAATAGGTATTACATTATATTGCGCAACCCACTCTGCAAATTCGATCAACTTTGGTCTGATGCTCGGTAAATCGACCTTTTGTTTAATGCATTTTAATTCTCGATCGCTCTTGTCACTACATTTCCAAACTATTCCAATCAAACGCTTTCTACCAAATGGTACCACCACATAATCCCCAATTGAAACTTCAGTATCTTCCTCAACTGCATATGAAAATAACTGATCAATTGGAAGTGGTAGTAATATCTCAACTATTCTTGTCATGGCAGCCTAAACTATTTTTGTAATTTTCGAATGAATCAGAAAAATCAGATACACCTTAATGCTTTTTTCATAGTACACGATTTATAATCATAAATATTGAAAATGTGAGGAAATTCTGTATGTTTAGCGATAAAATAGTCCTAGACTTTGAAGTAGAAAAAGGTGACCCAATAGACCGATGTTACTTTTCTACACGTATCAAACTTACAGATGAGAGCAAGAATTTTCTATGTGAAAAGCTCGGTAAGCTTAACAATTTAGATGATTATTTTGATCTTAATCCTGAAAATTTTTATATTTATTACAATAAATATGGTGGGCACTACGGTATAAATGAGCTATATGTCAGAGATAATAATGGTAGATATTTAGCTACTAAACTTCCACTTGATCACAACGGATTTTCAATAGAGTTATCATTCGACGAGGTGAATTGTGGTTTTTATCCTCTTTATGCAATCTATAACCCCAATCAATATAACAAAAAGCAGGAGAAGAGCTTTGAAGATAATGGTGAATTGCGGTCACTTGCATCAAGTGTGCTAGATCACTTTCTAAATGGCTTAACCATTCAAGACATGTTTTTGCAGATACAAAACAAATTTATTGAAAAAGAAACAAAATTAGCAAAAGAAAAAAGACAAGCAGAGAAAGAATTGAATCAAAAGAATGAAAAGTTAAGAGAACTCATAGAAAATGGTGAGATTGAAATATTTAAAGTAATAAAAGGTCATGGTATTGGAAATGGACGTTCAGCAGCAATTTTACAACTCGATGATGATCTTGATGCAAGTAAGTACTACATAGCAGAGTATGAAGGCAATGAATACTTGCATTGTATGAGCCATGATTATGACATACTGCTTGACCAGAGCGATTTATTTTTCGTTCTCAATAGCAGTTCTTATCTTGAACTTGAAAGCGGTTTCTACTCAATGCCTGCTGCTGGCAGCTGTGCTAAATATCTCGATATTAAGCATCGGCTTTTCAGCGATGATCAACTATCTAAGCAGTTATGCAAAATCAGGCAAGGGCTAGTTAACACCAAGACTTATTTATAGTGAAAATTTTTAAGAGGTGGATATGAAATTCAAAATAAACTCTGGATATGATAAATCACAAACGTTGATTAAAAAATTATTTCCAAATAAAGAAAGTATAGTAATAAACGATCAGCTTACGATAGAAGTGAAATATGGGGGGCTAGCTAGTTATACACCCGAGTATATAAAACAAACTGTAAAAGATGCTTATGGAGCTTGGTCTGAAAATTTTTATTCACAAAAAAGCAGTCATGCTGGTCCGGTAAAATTGCAGCTTTATGCGCTGAAAAATTATGATGATTACAAAGCTCATATAAAGGAACTTTCAGGTGGTAAAGACCATAGAGAATTATGGGGTGGTGGAACAGTAAGAGCACATGAAGCTGACGGCACGATAGCAAAGACTTTCATTGTTGGAGATGTAAATGGCTTACTTTGTGCAAAATCTAAAATCTTAATGGAAAAAATGAGCGATGCATTTCTTGAGTACGCCACTGGCGACCTCAATGCAGTACCTGAAATTTTACGTACCGGTATGAAGCTTTTCATGTGGAGCTATGATGCAGCTAAAAAAGAAAGCACTCGCGATATGCACTACACAAAAGAAGCATACAACAAAATGCAGGAATCTGGGTATGATACACCGTATAAAATAGCAAGTATGTCTAACGACTATAGAATGTCAGATTGCTTGGTAACATTCCTACAAGAAAAACATCCTCAATTCATAAAGCAATTGCTGACTGAAATGTCCTTCAATGGAGTACAAGCGATATCAAAATTCAAGCATATTTTGAATAATTCGGAAATTGAAAAAGAATTTAAGCAGTGGATGGATGTAAAAAGTGGCAATAAAATTGTAGCAGATCTTGTACCAGATAATGAGGTTATTACTTACAGCGAACACAAGCTTCAAATAAACATAAAATATGATAATAAAGAACTAAGTCAGGAAAAAATAAGTGATATAAAAGACACCATCGAGAATAGTATAAAAGACTTTGACTCGATATTTGGCATTAATAATTCTCAGCCTTGGCACAATATACAAAATAAAGTCAACGTTTTCGTGTTTAACACAAAAAGTGACTACGAAAACTATCTGAAGGAATTGAACGTTAACTATAAAGGCAATTCCGGTTTGACGCTCCAAGGTCGCGGCTCAGAAACTCATGTTTATTTTTATCTACAAGACCAATTCGATGACTCGTGTAAAACTTTAAAACACGAATTGGGACACGCTTTGACTGTCATTAATTCCTATTACGGTACGGGTGACATTTTACCTAAAGCTATGCATGAAGGAGTTGCTAACTATATAGCAAGCTTGGAAGACGGTCAGCATATCAATGATCACGGAGATAAAGAGGCCTTGATTGCAATAAGAAATAAAGATCTCAAACCAGATGAGATATTGCGCAATAATATTATGAACGATAAAGGGGAATATTATCATTCAGACGCTGAACAAGTGATCAAATTTCTTGAAGATAAACACCCAGATATGATTGATAATTTGCTCAAGAGCCTTTCTAAATCTGGTACGAATAGGTCTCAAGGTAATAAATTATTTGAGGATTTTTTGGCTGAGCTAAAAGGCTATGACCAAGAATTTAAACAGTGGGTCAAGGCTGAGTTGAGTGGTCTAAAGCATGAGCACGGAGTATCAAGTACGCAAGAGGATAAAGCTGAACAACCTGTTAGTGAAGAAAAAGAAAGAAGTAAAAGGTTACTAGAAGAAGACAAAGATGAGCAAAAAGAAGTTGTTATGAGAAGTGTAATAGAAAATATGGATAACAATTCTATCAACGAAGTGGAAGCTTCAAGCAGTGTTGCAGATGCACAACATCCCTTAAAAATAGAGGAACCTAATGATCAATCTATAAACGAAGAAGTTAAAGTGAAAAGTAAAGTCGAATCTAGAAAGAAAAGGTCAATCGACGAAGATAAAGAAGAAGATGCTATAGGAAATGTGAATGAGATAAACGAGGTAACAGGTGCAACACGTTTACATTCTGCTGCTTCATTAGGAGATTTAAGCAAAGTAGCAACGCTTGTAAAACACAATGCATATATTGATACAAGAGACCATAATGGACAAACACCACTACATTACACCATTCAGTCAGGAAATACGGAAGTAGCAAAATATCTTATTGATAATGGCGCAAATCTTAATATTCGAGATAATTATTATCATAAAACTAATACTCAATATGTCTATTACAAGACACCTTTACACTATGCTATTGAATCTGGCAATACAGAGATAGCTAAGTACTTAGTAGATCGTGGTGCAAACCCTAATATTCAAGATGCTTATTCCAAAGCACCATTATACAGTGCTATTTATTCAGGTAATGCAGAAATAGTGAAGTATCTGTTAGATCATAATGCAGATCCTAATAGTAAGGGTTTTCCGTTACTTGCTGCTATTAAGCTAGGACATGCGGAAATAGTTAAGAGTTTAGTTGAGCATGATGCAGATCTTAGTATCAAGAACACGTCAGCTCAAACGCTGCTGCACTATGCAATCGAGCTAAAACACACGGAAATTGCTAAGTACTTAATAGATCATGGTGTAGGTATTGACACTCGTGATATTAGCTCTGGTAAATCTCCACTACATTTTGCCATGTACATGAAAAATATGGAAGTAGTTAAATATCTCATAGAGCACAATGCGGATATTGATGTTCAGGATAGCTACGGCTTAACACCTTTGCACCTTGCTGTTGATCTTGGGAGTAAGGGGATGATAGAGCGTTTAGTTGAAAACGGTGCGAATATTAACGTGCAGGATAATGATGGTTGGACACCGTTGGTTCATGCAGTGAGGAATGGGCAATTAGATACAGTAAAGTACCCAGTAAAAAACGGTGCTGATATTAATGTTGTGGATAAAGAAGGAGATACATTGCTTGATCATGCTGTATTTTGTATAAAAGATGCAAAGTTATACAAAGATGTAGCGGATAGTAAAAAACATGGTGATGACGGTTTTTATTATCAAGAACTTTCAAAGAAAGCTGCAATTCGGGAAGAGACTGGAGAGGACATGCTTAAATATCTTAAAAAAACTATTATGCAAGAAGATGAACCTAACAATATAGATCAAATGCCGGCAGATCAACCTGCAAGTGGAGAAAGGAATAAAAGATCGCTAAGAGAGGATGAAGAGAAGCAAGAGGAAACAATTGTTATAGATAATGTGAAGAGTAATCAGGAAGATTCTTTAAAAATCAAAGTGGGTGAACCTATTGAAATGGGAAAATATAAGGTAGAGCTGCAAGTTACGTATGATGATGTAAGAAATTTTTATGATACTATACGTGGCAAACATCATGATGGTAGTGGATACAACTACGAGCAAATAATGGTTTTATATAATGGAATTGTCAAGCCAGCATCGCAGCATTATGATGAACCATTTACTCTTGCCGAGTCCTATATTACAGATGGGCATCTATTTATCAAAAATCAAGATTTTGGAATTTTGAATGATTTTAATGAGATGTTCTATAAAAATGATGAGTTTATGTAACATAAAAAGTGGATGAGAATTAATTGATATAGGAAATTAGGGTTTTTGCATGATCTTCTATCATTCCAATCAGAAAGGTGTCATCCCAGTGCTTGACACTGGCTTTTTTTACTAGATTCCAGCATCAAGTGCTGACCACCTACTACTAAAATTGCCTACAAATTGCAACAGTTGTGCGCTTGACTACTAGAGTTTTAAAAGGAAGGTGTCATGCCAGTCTGGCATCTAGTTAAATTCACGAGTATAAAAAAATACAACGTTTCTGATGATGGTGGAAATTAGTGTTTACTCGGATGATACCCTTTGGGTTTTGTACAGCTATCCTTCACGTGCTATGTAAATAACAACTATGCAACAGTTCAAGATTATTTACCAAGTATAGACATCAGCTCATCCCATTCTCTTTTACCAATGCCACTTTCTTCTCTCGTAACATTTTCTCCTTTTATTAATTTGCGAATTATTTCAAGACCAGTTTTTGAAATGCAGGCTGATTTTAAGGAATATTCAACGAAAGCATTATAGGCCAGCGGAACCCATTTCTTTATTATATCCAACATAACTTCTGCGTAAACTCTAATTTCATATTGGGCATGCTTATCAGCTCTAAGCCTTAAAAAGTGAAGAAGGTTATGCAGATCTATTTTCCAATAAAATTGGGTATAGTAATTAAGTGTTAGATTAGTTCGGGCAATTTCTCTTGCAAGGCCCTGCTCAATAAATTTCTCATAATGAGAATATACTAAATTAGAATCATTTGTCAGAGAATCTATTATTTCTTTTGAAGTATTTGAATCAAAAGCTTCACCACTGCCTTGTTTATTATTATCAGATTGTTTTGCAACCTGTTCTGGTTTTGGTATATAAAATTCATTATCAAGTATTGAATACCTTCCAGAATATTCATTCACATTTGCAGTTCTATGTCTTATCCATTGTCTTGCAATAAAAATTGGAAGTTTCACGTGAAACTTAATTTCACACATTTCAAATGGAGTTGTATGATGGTGTCTCATCAAATATTTTATAAGCGCCTCATCTTGATTTATCTGTTTCGTTCCCTTTCCATAAGAAACTCGAGCGGCTTGGACTATGGCGCTATCAGAGCCCATATAATCAATCACTCGAACAAATCCATGATCTAATACCTTATGTTCCTCGTATAGAATGTCATCTATTTCTTTTATTGTAGTTCGCCTATTCATAATATATTCTCAAGGAGATATCAGCTCCACATGAATTGAGTTTTTCATCCATTGCTTCATATCCTCTCAATAAATGATGTGAGTTATTTATTGTAGTTTCTCCATTTGCTACCAAAGAAGCAAGAATTAAAGCTGCTGTTGATCTTAAGTCATTAGCATGTAGATCAGCTCCAGATAAGCTCTTTATTCCACTTATAGTAGCTTTACTTTTTTCGATGCTGATATCAGCACCTAATTTTCTTAACTCATTTGCATGTGCAAATCTATTTTCAAAAACATTTTCTTCAATTACTGATATTCCACCTGCAATTGACATTGCAGACATTAGTTGTGGTTGCATATCACTGGGAAAGTTAGGATATGGATTTGTTGCAACGTGAGCAGATTTAATAGGGCCACTTTTTCTGGAAATAATAATACCATCGTCATGTAACTCAACTCTGGCTCCTATAGTCTTCAATTCATTTGCAATACATCCTATATCAGATAGACTTACTCCTTCTAACTTTAGCTCGCCGCCGGTAATGACAGCAGCTAGCGCATATGTACCGGTTTCTATGCGATCTGGTATTATTTTGTGGACACATCCGTTTAATTCCTCAACGCCTTCTATTGTGATTTTTGTGTTGTTGACTTCAATATTGGCACCCATCCTCTTCAGGAACTCTATTAAATCAAGAACTTCCGGCTCTATTGCAGCATTGCTTATTATCGTTACTCCTTCTGCAAGTGTTGCTGCCATTATTATATTTTCTGTTGCACCAACACTCACTTTTTCAAATGTTATTTCTTTGCCTTGCAATTTCCCCTTTGTTGTTGCAGTTATATTACAGCCATCAATTTCAATTTGAACTCCCATTGCTTCAAGCGCCTTGATATGCATGTCAACAGGACGTTTTCCAATATTACACCCACCAGGAAACACTGTTGCAATTTTACCAAATCTACTAAGCATTGGACCCAACATTAGAAAAGATGCTCGCAGTCTGCTTGCAATTTTATGTGATATTAAATGGTTATTGATATTGCTACAGTCAATTTTTAAAGTGTGATTTGCTTTATAATCTTTATTGTGTATGAAATTCACTTTTGCACCAAGACTCTTAAGCAGCTCAGACATCAAGTGTACATCAATTAAATCAGGTACGTTATGCAAAGTTACTGAAGAATTACTCAACAAGCTCGCCGCCATTATTGGTAAGACGGCATTCTTTGAACCATTAATCTTGATTTTTCCAACCAAGGGTCTATGATTACTCCTTACTAATATTTTATGCATTTATTAAGCTAGACTTTATTGAATAAGTATAGTGAACCAGCAGTAAAAGGCAAATTGCAAACAATATCAAGTCAGATCTCTTCATATAGTACCACACAACTGTTGTAATTTGCAAATTTTGGAGTAACAAGGGGTGTCATTCCAGTGCTCGACACTGGAATCTAGTTAAGTTGGTAAGCATAAAAGTAGTCATTTTATGTTAAAATACAACATTTTGATGATTATGTAAAGGCTGGATTCCAGTGTCAGCTACTCGAATGACATCTTCATAGTCGATTCAAAATAGCATAGTTAACTACAACTTTCCAAAAATAAGAGACGCATTAGTGCCACCAAAACCAAATGAATTAGAAAGCACATACTGAATTTTATGCTCTTGAGCTTCAAATGGTACAAAATTCAAATCACATCCTTCTGAAGGTTTATGCAGATTCAAAGTTGGTGGAACAATTCCGCTCTTTAATGCAAGGATACTAAATATTGCTTCAACACTTCCTGCGGCACCAAGTAAATGTCCTATAGAAGATTTAGTCGAGGAAACAGGTATTTTATAGGCATACTCACCGAATAACTGCTTCATTGCTATTACTTCTATTTTGTCTCCAAGTGGTGTTGAAGTGCCATGTGCATTGATATACCCAATTTGACTTGGGCTGATTTGTGCATTTTTTAAAGCAAGCTCCATTGCCTTAAATGCGCCTCTTCCTTCTGGATGAGGTGCTGTGATATGGTACGCATCTCCTGTTAATCCATATCCAGTGAGTTCTGCATATATTTTTGCTCCTCTTTTTTTTGCATGTTCATATTCTTCCAGCACTAATATACCTGCTCCTTCGCCCATGACAAACCCATCGCGTTCTTCATCCCATGGCCTTGAGGCTTCTTCAGGCTTATCATTGAATTTAGTTGATAGCGCCTTCATCGATGCAAAACCTGCAATTCCAACTCTGCATAACGCACTTTCTGCTCC is a window from the Wolbachia endosymbiont of Armadillidium arcangelii genome containing:
- a CDS encoding ankyrin repeat domain-containing protein; protein product: MTALLKIINSLHKNFIEKIEELQKHLNDNREIVINKTLFTDTIVNRVPVNGELINKKIEKIVYPILHHCIKFDSARSEKGDILPFQNVMNILDEVVNRFVTPEYFYGLINFQDQSGKTLLHQAVTSNNTEAIEALLKHGANPLINNRNRKIPLDLAEGKTREVLIKCMKDQAKLKKESAKYNSLCGVMPGVFLGIGLGVGGALIPSMTIILCAIAASALIAGIAVGLAMYFLSQDYKQATSIESVVAINSYFYSAEHEKIPVNGAALE
- the priA gene encoding primosomal protein N' translates to MTRIVEILLPLPIDQLFSYAVEEDTEVSIGDYVVVPFGRKRLIGIVWKCSDKSDRELKCIKQKVDLPSIRPKLIEFAEWVAQYNVIPIGMLAKVIMGGVLKVNQIDKLVYAEQKQEISKIDYKLNSEQQIARDKIISNLNEYSVTLLDGETGSGKTEVYLSVITELIKNYSTYEHCLPKRFHSVMFPLWCHSSISFSCHPSAPTLGSSFLYHLITNVYFNLRPIPNLQSKFLDSSVKHWNDIFVFKAKPTVTLSILPLPRTGMTPFAMQFTFKNKRYVIPAFNTQLDECYNIRVIFTKKDVIPVPRHWDPENLISNQYTKQLYDKDWIPVSSTGMTPEEGNAQVLILLPEIVLTSQLVNRVRSQTSGNIAQWHSGLTPKARRNNWLSIANGSAQIIIGARSALFLPYKNLKLIIVDEEHDSSFKQEQGVIYNARDMAIILAKIENIPIVLSSATPLLETIYHVKNGNYNHVKLTKRFGGAELPHIKVVNNKQWISNELFEGIKQTIEKKQQAMLFLNRRGYAQLAVCKKCGYKISCSNCAVWLTYHKKKNVLLCHHCSYQSKLPEKCSNCQSEQSLFLYGVGIERLLEEIVKLIPNAKTAIISSDQKSLGNIIDSVLKEEVNIIIGTQVIAKGHNFPKLTLVGVINADLGLENSDLRAAEKTYQLLHQVAGRSGRFNEKGMVIVQTNNPESLIIKALQQQKRDLFYEIELESRRKAKMPPFSRLIALIVCGKDQFATQKAASEITSFLHNQYSATSQRLMPEEFEIFGPSPAAINFLNNKYRYRVLLKIHNKHSLSLKRKLKYCCNLSSNIAVTIDVDPVSFF
- a CDS encoding ankyrin repeat domain-containing protein, giving the protein MKFKINSGYDKSQTLIKKLFPNKESIVINDQLTIEVKYGGLASYTPEYIKQTVKDAYGAWSENFYSQKSSHAGPVKLQLYALKNYDDYKAHIKELSGGKDHRELWGGGTVRAHEADGTIAKTFIVGDVNGLLCAKSKILMEKMSDAFLEYATGDLNAVPEILRTGMKLFMWSYDAAKKESTRDMHYTKEAYNKMQESGYDTPYKIASMSNDYRMSDCLVTFLQEKHPQFIKQLLTEMSFNGVQAISKFKHILNNSEIEKEFKQWMDVKSGNKIVADLVPDNEVITYSEHKLQINIKYDNKELSQEKISDIKDTIENSIKDFDSIFGINNSQPWHNIQNKVNVFVFNTKSDYENYLKELNVNYKGNSGLTLQGRGSETHVYFYLQDQFDDSCKTLKHELGHALTVINSYYGTGDILPKAMHEGVANYIASLEDGQHINDHGDKEALIAIRNKDLKPDEILRNNIMNDKGEYYHSDAEQVIKFLEDKHPDMIDNLLKSLSKSGTNRSQGNKLFEDFLAELKGYDQEFKQWVKAELSGLKHEHGVSSTQEDKAEQPVSEEKERSKRLLEEDKDEQKEVVMRSVIENMDNNSINEVEASSSVADAQHPLKIEEPNDQSINEEVKVKSKVESRKKRSIDEDKEEDAIGNVNEINEVTGATRLHSAASLGDLSKVATLVKHNAYIDTRDHNGQTPLHYTIQSGNTEVAKYLIDNGANLNIRDNYYHKTNTQYVYYKTPLHYAIESGNTEIAKYLVDRGANPNIQDAYSKAPLYSAIYSGNAEIVKYLLDHNADPNSKGFPLLAAIKLGHAEIVKSLVEHDADLSIKNTSAQTLLHYAIELKHTEIAKYLIDHGVGIDTRDISSGKSPLHFAMYMKNMEVVKYLIEHNADIDVQDSYGLTPLHLAVDLGSKGMIERLVENGANINVQDNDGWTPLVHAVRNGQLDTVKYPVKNGADINVVDKEGDTLLDHAVFCIKDAKLYKDVADSKKHGDDGFYYQELSKKAAIREETGEDMLKYLKKTIMQEDEPNNIDQMPADQPASGERNKRSLREDEEKQEETIVIDNVKSNQEDSLKIKVGEPIEMGKYKVELQVTYDDVRNFYDTIRGKHHDGSGYNYEQIMVLYNGIVKPASQHYDEPFTLAESYITDGHLFIKNQDFGILNDFNEMFYKNDEFM
- the thyX gene encoding FAD-dependent thymidylate synthase, with protein sequence MNRRTTIKEIDDILYEEHKVLDHGFVRVIDYMGSDSAIVQAARVSYGKGTKQINQDEALIKYLMRHHHTTPFEMCEIKFHVKLPIFIARQWIRHRTANVNEYSGRYSILDNEFYIPKPEQVAKQSDNNKQGSGEAFDSNTSKEIIDSLTNDSNLVYSHYEKFIEQGLAREIARTNLTLNYYTQFYWKIDLHNLLHFLRLRADKHAQYEIRVYAEVMLDIIKKWVPLAYNAFVEYSLKSACISKTGLEIIRKLIKGENVTREESGIGKREWDELMSILGK
- the murA gene encoding UDP-N-acetylglucosamine 1-carboxyvinyltransferase produces the protein MHKILVRSNHRPLVGKIKINGSKNAVLPIMAASLLSNSSVTLHNVPDLIDVHLMSELLKSLGAKVNFIHNKDYKANHTLKIDCSNINNHLISHKIASRLRASFLMLGPMLSRFGKIATVFPGGCNIGKRPVDMHIKALEAMGVQIEIDGCNITATTKGKLQGKEITFEKVSVGATENIIMAATLAEGVTIISNAAIEPEVLDLIEFLKRMGANIEVNNTKITIEGVEELNGCVHKIIPDRIETGTYALAAVITGGELKLEGVSLSDIGCIANELKTIGARVELHDDGIIISRKSGPIKSAHVATNPYPNFPSDMQPQLMSAMSIAGGISVIEENVFENRFAHANELRKLGADISIEKSKATISGIKSLSGADLHANDLRSTAALILASLVANGETTINNSHHLLRGYEAMDEKLNSCGADISLRIYYE
- the fabF gene encoding beta-ketoacyl-ACP synthase II, with amino-acid sequence MSRKVVVTGIGLITPLAVGVNNTWSRLIKGKSSIKEISTDRFDFSDLACRVAGQVPTQSDDIESYFDPLGYISEKDLKRTDRFIHYGIAAAIQAVDDSLVLENQNINKERVGVVIGSGIGGLPSIQENVITMQEKGPRRVSPFFVPASLINLISGHISIKYEFTGPNDSAVTACATGAHAIINSARAIKLDEADVMIAGGAESALCRVGIAGFASMKALSTKFNDKPEEASRPWDEERDGFVMGEGAGILVLEEYEHAKKRGAKIYAELTGYGLTGDAYHITAPHPEGRGAFKAMELALKNAQISPSQIGYINAHGTSTPLGDKIEVIAMKQLFGEYAYKIPVSSTKSSIGHLLGAAGSVEAIFSILALKSGIVPPTLNLHKPSEGCDLNFVPFEAQEHKIQYVLSNSFGFGGTNASLIFGKL